In one window of Camelus bactrianus isolate YW-2024 breed Bactrian camel chromosome 13, ASM4877302v1, whole genome shotgun sequence DNA:
- the PPCS gene encoding phosphopantothenate--cysteine ligase isoform X1: MAAVDLVAEFPQPAGAARWAEVMARFAAGLAAQGRRVVLVTSGGTKVPLEARPVRFLDNFSSGRRGAASAEAFLAAGYGVLFLYRARSAFPFAHRFPPQTWLSALRPSGRAALGLLSLEAEEKALPGFAAALRSYQEAEAAGTFLAVEFATLADYLHLLQAAAQALSPLGSSAMFYLAAAVSDFYVPVSEMPEHKIQSSGGPLQITMKMVPKMLSPLVKDWAPKAFIISFKLETDPSIVIDRARNALEIYRHQVVVANILESRRSFVVIITKDSETKLLLSEEEVEKGIEIEEKIVDDLQSRHTAFIHDKN, translated from the exons ATGGCGGCCGTGGATCTGGTCGCTGAGTTTCCCCAGCCTGCCGGGGCTGCGCGCTGGGCAGAAGTTATGGCTCGCTTTGCTGCGGGGCTGGCCGCGCAGGGCCGGCGGGTGGTGCTGGTCACGTCCGGCGGAACCAAGGTCCCCTTGGAAGCCCGGCCAGTGCGCTTCCTGGACAACTTCAGCAGCGGGCGGCGCGGCGCTGCCTCTGCGGAGGCCTTCCTGGCCGCGGGCTACGGGGTCCTGTTCCTGTACCGCGCTCGCTCCGCCTTCCCCTTTGCCCACCGCTTCCCGCCTCAGACCTGGCTGTCGGCGCTGCGGCCGTCGGGCCGAGCCGCTTTGGGCTTGCTGAGTCTGGAGGCGGAAGAGAAGGCACTCCCGGGCTTCGCTGCAGCTCTGCGGAGCTACCAGGAAGCTGAGGCTGCCGGCACCTTCCTGGCCGTAGAGTTCGCCACTTTGGCAGACTATTTGCATCTGCTGCAGGCTGCAGCCCAGGCGCTCAGTCCTCTAG GCTCTTCTGCGATGTTTTACCTGGCTGCGGCCGTGTCAGATTTCTATGTTCCTGTCTCTGAAATGCCTGAACACAAGATCCAGTCATCTGGGGGCCCACTGCAG ATAACGATGAAGATGGTGCCAAAAATGCTTTCTCCTTTGGTTAAAGACTGGGCTCCCAAAGCATTTATAATTTCCTTTAAGTTGGAGACTGATCCCTCCATCGTAATTGACCGTGCACGGAATGCTTTGGAAATTTATCGACATCAAGTGGTGGTGGCTAACATCCTTGAGTCACGACGGTCCTTTGTGGTTATTATAACCAAAGACTCAGAAACCAAGTTATTGCTATCAGAGGAAGAGGTAGAAAAAGGCATAGAGATAGAAGAGAAGATAGTGGATGATCTTCAGTCTCGACATACAGCTTTTATACATGACAAAAACTGA
- the PPCS gene encoding phosphopantothenate--cysteine ligase isoform X3 — translation MKMVPKMLSPLVKDWAPKAFIISFKLETDPSIVIDRARNALEIYRHQVVVANILESRRSFVVIITKDSETKLLLSEEEVEKGIEIEEKIVDDLQSRHTAFIHDKN, via the coding sequence ATGAAGATGGTGCCAAAAATGCTTTCTCCTTTGGTTAAAGACTGGGCTCCCAAAGCATTTATAATTTCCTTTAAGTTGGAGACTGATCCCTCCATCGTAATTGACCGTGCACGGAATGCTTTGGAAATTTATCGACATCAAGTGGTGGTGGCTAACATCCTTGAGTCACGACGGTCCTTTGTGGTTATTATAACCAAAGACTCAGAAACCAAGTTATTGCTATCAGAGGAAGAGGTAGAAAAAGGCATAGAGATAGAAGAGAAGATAGTGGATGATCTTCAGTCTCGACATACAGCTTTTATACATGACAAAAACTGA
- the PPCS gene encoding phosphopantothenate--cysteine ligase isoform X2, translating to MFYLAAAVSDFYVPVSEMPEHKIQSSGGPLQITMKMVPKMLSPLVKDWAPKAFIISFKLETDPSIVIDRARNALEIYRHQVVVANILESRRSFVVIITKDSETKLLLSEEEVEKGIEIEEKIVDDLQSRHTAFIHDKN from the exons ATGTTTTACCTGGCTGCGGCCGTGTCAGATTTCTATGTTCCTGTCTCTGAAATGCCTGAACACAAGATCCAGTCATCTGGGGGCCCACTGCAG ATAACGATGAAGATGGTGCCAAAAATGCTTTCTCCTTTGGTTAAAGACTGGGCTCCCAAAGCATTTATAATTTCCTTTAAGTTGGAGACTGATCCCTCCATCGTAATTGACCGTGCACGGAATGCTTTGGAAATTTATCGACATCAAGTGGTGGTGGCTAACATCCTTGAGTCACGACGGTCCTTTGTGGTTATTATAACCAAAGACTCAGAAACCAAGTTATTGCTATCAGAGGAAGAGGTAGAAAAAGGCATAGAGATAGAAGAGAAGATAGTGGATGATCTTCAGTCTCGACATACAGCTTTTATACATGACAAAAACTGA